The Falco naumanni isolate bFalNau1 chromosome 1, bFalNau1.pat, whole genome shotgun sequence genome window below encodes:
- the LOC121081202 gene encoding ketosamine-3-kinase, translating into MEDALRGALGTAVLRPTGHSGGGCISQGQSYDTDRGRVYVKSNSKAEARRMFEGEMASLEAILKTQTIKVPKPIKVIDVPGGSTLFVMEHLEMRGLNRHSAKLGTQLADLHLHNQQLGEKLKKEESTVGKGQGQMEVQFVDQFGFHTVTCCGYLPQVNDWQNDWVTFFAKQRIQPQMDMIEKNSGDREARELWAQLQLKIPSLFCDVEIVPALLHGDLWGGNVAEDDSGPVIFDPASFYGHSEYELAIAGMFGGFSSSFYSAYHSKIPKAAGFEKRLKLYQLFHYMNHWNHFGTGYRGSSLNIMRNLIK; encoded by the exons ATGGAGGACGCGCTGAGGGGAGCTCTGGGCACCGCCGTGCTCCGGCCGACGGGGCACTCGGGGGGTGGCTGCATCAGCCAGGGCCAAAGCTACGACACGGACCGCGGCCGGGTGTACGTGAAGAGCAACTCCAAGGCGGAG GCCAGAAGAATGTTTGAGGGAGAAATGGCAAGTTTGGAAGCCATCTTGAAAACACAAACAATAAAAGTGCCTAAACCCATCAAAGTTATAGACGTGCCTGGGGGCAGTACTCTGTTTGTGATGGAACATTTGGAAATGAGAGGCTTAAACAG ACATTCAGCAAAGCTTGGAACACAACTGGCTGATCTCCACCTTCATAACCAACAACTTGgagagaagctgaagaaagaggAGAGCACAGTTG GTAAAGGTCAAGGGCAAATGGAAGTCCAGTTTGTGGATCAGTTTGGCTTTCATACAGTTACCTGCTGTGGCTATCTTCCACAG GTGAATGACTGGCAGAATGACTGGGTGACTTTCTTCGCCAAACAAAGAATCCAGCCTCAGATGGACATGATCGAAAAGAATTCAGGAGACAGGGAAGCAAGAGAACTTTGGGCACAACTTCAG ctgaAGATACCCAGTTTGTTCTGTGACGTAGAAATTgttcctgctctcctgcatggGGATCTCTGGGGAGGAAATGTAGCTGAGGATGATTCTGGGCCAGTCATCTTCGACCCGGCTTCTTTCTACGGCCATTCAGAGTATGAGCTTGCAATAGCTGGGATGTTTGGTGGCTTCAGCAGTTCTTTTTACTCTGCTTATCATAGTAAAATTCCAAAAGCTGCAGGGTTTGAGAAACGCCTGAAGCTTTATCAGCTCTTTCATTACATGAACCATTGGAACCATTTTGGTACAGGGTACAGAGGGTCGTCTTTAAACATTATGAGAAACCTTATAAAGTGA
- the LOC121081186 gene encoding fructosamine-3-kinase-like isoform X1: protein MECNSRLYCSMAPFVLSSYRKRLNLGMEKGMKSSLLKAGSWWALKKKLPQFCKARKMFEGEMASLEAIQKTDIVRVPQPIKVIDLPGGGAMFVMEYLKMKHLNKYSSKLGEQLADLHLYNQKLGEKLRKEGNTIGKGAGHSESQYVDKFGFHTATCCGYIPQVNEWQNDWPSFFIRHRLQAQLDLIEKDYGDREARELWSQLKLKIPEMFCDIEIVPALLHGDLWAGNVAEDDSGPIIFDPASFYGHSEFELAIAGMFGGFSSCFFSAYHSKIPKAPGFEKRNKLYQLFNYINHWNHFGTGYRGSTLNVMRKLLK from the exons ATGGAATGCAACAGCAGGCTTTACTGTAGCATGGCTCCCTTTGTTTTGAGTTCTTATAGAAAGCGGTTGAATCTGGGGATGGAGAAGGGCATGAAATCTTCACTTctgaaggcaggcagctggtgggCCCTGAAGAAGAAATTGCCGCAGTTCtgtaaa GCTAGAAAAATGTTTGAAGGGGAAATGGCAAGTTTGGAAGCTATTCAGAAAACCGATATTGTGAGAGTGCCTCAGCCTATTAAAGTAATTGACCTACCTGGAGGAGGAGCAATGTTTGTCATGGAGTACCTAAAGATGAAGCACCTCAACAA ATATTCTTCAAAGCTTGGAGAGCAGCTAGCAGATCTTCACCTTTATAACCAGAAACTTGGAGAGAAGCTGAGAAAGGAGGGAAACACAATTG gTAAAGGAGCAGGACACTCTGAGTCTCAATATGTGGATAAGTTTGGATTCCATACAGCCACTTGCTGTGGTTATATACCACAG GTGAATGAATGGCAGAACGATTGGCCTTCCTTCTTTATTCGTCACCGACTCCAAGCTCAATTGGATTTGATTGAAAAAGATTATGGAGATAGAGAAGCCCGAGAACTTTGGTCACAGCTAAAA CTAAAGATTCCTGAAATGTTCTGTGACATCGAAATTgttcctgctctcctgcatggGGACCTGTGGGCAGGAAATGTGGCGGAGGACGACTCTGGGCCAATTATCTTTGATCCTGCTTCCTTCTATGGCCATTCAGAGTTTGAACTGGCCATTGCTGGAATGTTTGGGGGGtttagcagctgctttttctctgcctaTCACAGTAAAATACCCAAAGCTCCAGGATTTGAGAAACGAAACAAATTGTATCAGCTCTTTAATTACATAAACCACTGGAACCATTTTGGGACAGGATACAGGGGATCTACCCTAAATGTAATGAGAAAACTTCTAAAGTAA
- the LOC121081186 gene encoding fructosamine-3-kinase-like isoform X2: MEKILKTELKTSVLKAFGSSGGGYISKGQGYETDSGRVFVKINHKPQARKMFEGEMASLEAIQKTDIVRVPQPIKVIDLPGGGAMFVMEYLKMKHLNKYSSKLGEQLADLHLYNQKLGEKLRKEGNTIGKGAGHSESQYVDKFGFHTATCCGYIPQVNEWQNDWPSFFIRHRLQAQLDLIEKDYGDREARELWSQLKLKIPEMFCDIEIVPALLHGDLWAGNVAEDDSGPIIFDPASFYGHSEFELAIAGMFGGFSSCFFSAYHSKIPKAPGFEKRNKLYQLFNYINHWNHFGTGYRGSTLNVMRKLLK, translated from the exons AtggaaaaaatccttaaaaCGGAATTGAAAACTTCTGTTCTGAAGGCATTTGGAAGCTCGGGAGGAGGATACATTAGCAAAGGCCAAGGTTATGAAACAGACAGTGGACGAGTATTTGTTAAGATCAACCACAAACCTCAG GCTAGAAAAATGTTTGAAGGGGAAATGGCAAGTTTGGAAGCTATTCAGAAAACCGATATTGTGAGAGTGCCTCAGCCTATTAAAGTAATTGACCTACCTGGAGGAGGAGCAATGTTTGTCATGGAGTACCTAAAGATGAAGCACCTCAACAA ATATTCTTCAAAGCTTGGAGAGCAGCTAGCAGATCTTCACCTTTATAACCAGAAACTTGGAGAGAAGCTGAGAAAGGAGGGAAACACAATTG gTAAAGGAGCAGGACACTCTGAGTCTCAATATGTGGATAAGTTTGGATTCCATACAGCCACTTGCTGTGGTTATATACCACAG GTGAATGAATGGCAGAACGATTGGCCTTCCTTCTTTATTCGTCACCGACTCCAAGCTCAATTGGATTTGATTGAAAAAGATTATGGAGATAGAGAAGCCCGAGAACTTTGGTCACAGCTAAAA CTAAAGATTCCTGAAATGTTCTGTGACATCGAAATTgttcctgctctcctgcatggGGACCTGTGGGCAGGAAATGTGGCGGAGGACGACTCTGGGCCAATTATCTTTGATCCTGCTTCCTTCTATGGCCATTCAGAGTTTGAACTGGCCATTGCTGGAATGTTTGGGGGGtttagcagctgctttttctctgcctaTCACAGTAAAATACCCAAAGCTCCAGGATTTGAGAAACGAAACAAATTGTATCAGCTCTTTAATTACATAAACCACTGGAACCATTTTGGGACAGGATACAGGGGATCTACCCTAAATGTAATGAGAAAACTTCTAAAGTAA